A single genomic interval of Agelaius phoeniceus isolate bAgePho1 chromosome 31, bAgePho1.hap1, whole genome shotgun sequence harbors:
- the LOC129133590 gene encoding CD48 antigen-like, which produces MAPGQELNLFFLLSLLSIAPAQAQEPQRLEVTGAVGGVAFLNPQRLQNPSKYSQIHWRWQNQLRIAIQKRGEQPRYPQRRFEGRLELQEDGALRMSNLSLEDSGEYQLYLEDDTGRESVQRVLLGVYDLVPKPRVAATTNGDPQVCNTTLSCSVALQGVTYEWIPPQKPLVKEGPVLEVSTNPAVGTYVCKVSNRVSSSTASLTFRQPCTWTDESSSSSSPAACATPSALLALGHLVLLFLLLTVA; this is translated from the exons ATGgcgccagggcaggagctgaacctcttcttcctcctctccctcctctccatcGCGCCAG CCCAGGCACAAGAGCCCCAACGCTTGGAGGTGACCGGAGCCGTGGGCGGGGTGGCGTTTCTGAACCCCCAAAGGctccaaaatccctcaaaatacTCCCAAATCCACTGGCGCTGGCAAAACCAGCTGAGGATTGCCATCCAGAAGAGGGGGGAGCAGCCCAGGTACCCCCAGAGACGCTTCGAGGGGcgcctggagctccaggaggaCGGAGCCCTCAGAATGAGCAACCTGAGCCTCGAGGACAGCGGCGAGTACCAGCTGTACCTGGAGGACGACACGGGCAGGGAGAGCGTCCAGAGGGTCCTGCTGGGCGTCTACG ACCTGGTCCCGAAGCCGCGCGTGGCGGCCACCACCAACGGTGACCCCCAGGTGTGCAACaccaccctgagctgctccGTGGCCCTCCAAGGGGTCACCTACGAGTGGATCCCGCCCCAGAAGCCCCTGGTGAAGGAGGGCCCCGTCCTGGAGGTCTCCACCAACCCCGCGGTGGGAACCTACGTGTGCAAGGTCAGCAACCGCGTGTCCTCCAGCACCGCCTCGCTGACCTTCCGGCAGCCCTGCACCTGGACAG ATgaatcctcctcatcctcctcaccCGCGGCCTGCGCCACGCCCAgcgccctgctggccctgggacacctcgtcctcctcttcctcctgctcacGGTGGCTTGA
- the LOC129133596 gene encoding natural killer cell receptor 2B4-like, producing the protein MKRKRKSAWAAGGASPPRRRRRRRRRRRRRRRRRKEPGQRKSPAGARSPEGSPLRSEMSPRGGRRCPPALLALLLGLAGSRGFSECENRDVTVGGSLCLVPEREPQWEWTEIHWGVRMDPGMRQRILTAPRDGDASYTVSPFLGRVKFHRGNLSLCISPVRRDDNRVYWAEFERRPVFSVRCFRVSVWDPVPQPELRSQILERERGWCRLALLCSSPGNVSYSWACAGAGPGPIPGPIPGPIPGPIPGSPSRLLRSLPEGAEPQICLCNVSNPAGWSAARAALTCPAIPGNSSHWRPLVVAVAEGLTLLLVGFGCWWRESSRQG; encoded by the exons atgaagaggaagaggaagagcgCCT gGGCGGCCGGGGGTGCCAGCCCCCcccggaggaggaggaggaggaggaggaggaggaggaggaggaggaggaggaggaaggagccgGGGCAGAGGAAGTCCCCGGCGGGCGCTCGCAGCCCCGAGGGGTCCCCGCTCCGCTCCGAGATGTCCCCGCGCGGGGGTCGCCGCTGTCCCCCCGCgctgctggcgctgctgctgggcctggcCGGGAGCCGAG GATTCTCGGAATGCGAAAATCGAGATGTGACCGTGGGAGGATCGCTGTGCCTGGTGCCGGAGAGGGAACCCCAGTGGGAGTGGACAGAGATCCACTGGGGGGTGAGAATGGACCCAGGAATGCGGCAGCGGATCCTGACAGCCCCCAGGGATGGAGATGCCTCCTACACCGTAAGTCCTTTCCTTGGGAGAGTGAAATTCCATCGGGGAaacctctccctgtgcatctccCCGGTTCGCAGGGATGATAACCGGGTCTATTGGGCCGAGTTTGAGAGAAGGCCAGTGTTTTCAGTCCGGTGCTTCCGAGTGTCCGTGTGGG aCCCCGTCCCGCAGCCGGAGCtgagatcccaaatcctggagcgggagcggggctggtgccgcctggccctgctctgctccagccccgggAACGTCTCCTACAGCTGGGCCTGTGCCGGGGCTGGCCCGGGGCCGATCCCGGGGCCGATCCCGGGGCCGATCCCGGGGCCCATCCCGGGGAGCCCCTCCCGGCTGCTCCGGAGCCTCCCCGAGGGCGCGGAACCCCAAATCTGCCTCTGCAACGTCAGCAACCCCGCGGGGTGGAGCGCGGCCCGCGCCGCcctcacctgcccag CCATTCCAGGGAATTCCAGCCACTGGAGGCCACTGGTCGTGGCCGTGGCCGAGGGGCTGACCCTGCTCCTCGTGGGCTTCGGCTGCTGGTGGAGGGAGAGTTCCCGGCAAG GATAA